The DNA window TAGGTTAATGCAAAAAAACCATCATCTAATTTAGATTCTTCAAAAGAACCTCTAGCGATATTTTTCGAATGTATAAAATCCGATTTATTTTTATTGTTATTTAGATTCATTCTAAACTAATAAGCTTTAAAGTCTTGTTTTCACTACAAAAATATGACATTTATCATTTTATAATAAGAAATATCATTAAAAAACCACAAACGATACTAAAAGTTCTTCTAGCGTTGTTTTTTATCTGCCAAGCTTTATATTTTTGCTTTGGTATTATCCAAATCAGGTATGGAGCACTACAATATGTCGAAAGGCACTACATTTTATGCAATTGGTTTAAGCTATAAAAAAGCTGATGCTGAAGTGCGTGGTCATTTCAGTTTAGACGAAACATCTAAACTTGCTGTATTAGAGCAAGCAAAACAAAATGGTATTGAAAGTTTAATCGTTACTTCTACGTGTAACAGAACTGAAATTTACGGATTTGCACAACATCCATTTCAATTGATTCAATTGCTTTGCGAAAACACAAAAGGCACTGTTGAAGAGTTTCAAAAAGTTGCTTATGTGTATAAGAACAGAGATGCTGTTTCCCATATGTTTCGTGTTGGTTCTGGATTAGACAGCCAAATTCTTGGTGATTTTGAAATTATAAGTCAGTTAAAAATTAGTGCAAGATTCTCTAAAAAACAGGAATTACTTAATCCTTTTTTAGAGCGATTAATAAACGCAGTTATACAAGCTTCAAAACGTATTAAAACCGAAACCGAAATTTCTTCAGGAGCCACATCTGTTTCATTTGCCTCTGTGCAATATATTATGAATGAAATTGATACGGTTTCAGAAAAGAATATTTTACTATTCGGAACAGGGAAAATTGGAAGAAATACATGTGAGAACTTAGTAAAACATACTAAGAACGAACATATCACTTTAATCAATAGAACTAAAGGTAAGGCTGAAGCGATTGCAGGTAAATTCAATTTAATTGTAAAAGACTACGCCAATCTTCAAGAAGAAATTAACACCTCTGATATTTTAATTGTTGCTACTGGTGCCCAAAACCCAACGGTTGATAAACACTGTATTCAAACAACCAAACAATTATTAATTTTAGATTTATCAATACCAAAGAACGTAAATGAAAATGTGACTGATTTGGAGAATGTGACTTTAGTTCATTTAGATGATTTATCACAAATTACAGATGAAACTTTAGAGCGAAGAAAAGCTCACATTCCTGTAGCTGAAGCAATTATTGAAGATGTCAAATCTGATTTTAATGCATGGTTGGAGACGCGGAAATTTGCACCTACTATTAAAGCTTTAAAACATAAACTTACTGATTTTGCAGTGGCAGAATTAGACACACAACGCAAAAAAATGAGTGACTTTAATGAAACTCAAGCTGAAGTTATTAGTAATAATATCATTCAGAAAATAACAAATCATTTTGCACATCATTTAAAAGGCGATGATGTATCTACAGACGATAGCCTTGAACTCATAAAAAAAGTGTTTCAACTAGAAGCAACTAAAGAGAATGTCTAAAATTATAAGAATTGGTACTCGTGATAGCGAACTTGCGTTATGGCAAGCCAAAACCGTACAAAGTCAACTAGAACATTTAGGTCATAAAACACAAATAGTTCCTGTTAAATCAACAGGAGACATCGTTTTAGATAAGCCTATTTATGAACTAGGAATTACAGGTGTATTTACAAAAACACTAGATATAGCAATGCTCAATGAAGAGATTGACATTGCTGTTCATTCTTTAAAAGATGTCCCAACATTACTCCCAAAAGGTATTGTTCAGGCTGCTGTTTTGAAACGAGGAAATGTTAGAGATTGTTTAGTGTTTAAACGCAATGAAGAATTTCTATCACAACGAGATGCCGTTATTGCAACAGGTAGTTTACGAAGACGAGCACAATGGTTAAATCGTTATCCAACACATACTATTGTTGGTTTACGTGGCAATGTAAATTCACGTTTACAAAAATTAGAAGACAACGATTGGAATGGCGCTGTTTTTGCAGCTGCTGGTTTAGGAAGACTCGACATAAGACCTGAAGAAAGTTTCAATTTAGAATGGATGATTCCTGCTCCTGCTCAAGGTGCTGTTATGATTACTGCCTTAGAAAGTGATGAAGAAACACTTGCTATTTGTGCAGAAATTAATCATAAAGAAACTGAAATTGCAACATCAATAGAACGTGAGTTTT is part of the Psychroserpens ponticola genome and encodes:
- the hemA gene encoding glutamyl-tRNA reductase, producing the protein MEHYNMSKGTTFYAIGLSYKKADAEVRGHFSLDETSKLAVLEQAKQNGIESLIVTSTCNRTEIYGFAQHPFQLIQLLCENTKGTVEEFQKVAYVYKNRDAVSHMFRVGSGLDSQILGDFEIISQLKISARFSKKQELLNPFLERLINAVIQASKRIKTETEISSGATSVSFASVQYIMNEIDTVSEKNILLFGTGKIGRNTCENLVKHTKNEHITLINRTKGKAEAIAGKFNLIVKDYANLQEEINTSDILIVATGAQNPTVDKHCIQTTKQLLILDLSIPKNVNENVTDLENVTLVHLDDLSQITDETLERRKAHIPVAEAIIEDVKSDFNAWLETRKFAPTIKALKHKLTDFAVAELDTQRKKMSDFNETQAEVISNNIIQKITNHFAHHLKGDDVSTDDSLELIKKVFQLEATKENV